The following coding sequences are from one Dermacentor andersoni chromosome 5, qqDerAnde1_hic_scaffold, whole genome shotgun sequence window:
- the LOC126531582 gene encoding uncharacterized protein, protein MTPASEWWLFDTWHVLLLLAGSAAACCVLLIAWKVAQMVRIARKRQLLAKHVQEGYVFLGETNVAMEYSCLENDTRHYRLLEAAQTL, encoded by the exons ATGACACCGGCAAGCGAGTG GTGGCTCTTCGACACATGGCACGTGCTGCTCCTGCTTGCCGGCTCGGCGGCGGCATGCTGCGTCCTCCTGATCGCCTGGAAGGTGGCGCAGATGGTCCGCATTGCGCGGAAGCGCCAACTGCTCGCCAAACACGTCCAGGAAGGGTACGTCTTTCTCGGTGAGACCAACGTGGCTATGGAGTACAGCTGCCTGGAGAACGACACGCGCCACTACCGGCTCCTGGAGGCTGCGCAAACGTTGTGA